Proteins found in one Neodiprion lecontei isolate iyNeoLeco1 chromosome 6, iyNeoLeco1.1, whole genome shotgun sequence genomic segment:
- the LOC107219758 gene encoding S-phase kinase-associated protein 1 — protein MPNIKLQSSDGEVFDVDVEIAKCSVTIKTMLEDLGMDEDEDEIVPLPNVNSAILRKVIQWATYHKDDPPPPEDDENKEKRTDDISSWDADFLKVDQGTLFELILAANYLDIKGLLDVTCKTVANMIKGKTPEEIRKTFNIKNDFTASEEEQVRKENEWCEEK, from the exons ATGCCGAACATAAAGCTGCAGAGTTCGGATGGCGAAGTATTCGACGTGGATGTTGAAATTGCGAAATGTTCAGTCACGATAAAAACCATGCTGGAGGACTTGGGAATggatgaagatgaagatgaaatTGTTCCCCTACCAAATGTTAACTCTGCTATCCTGAGAAAGGTCATTCAATGGGCTACGTATCACAAAGATGATCCACCACCACCTGAAGATGATGAAAACAAGGAGAAGCGAACTGACGACATCAGCTCTTGGGATGCTGATTTTTTGAAG gtTGATCAAGGAACCTTATTCGAACTGATTTTGGCAGCAAATTACTTGGACATCAAAGGACTTCTAGATGTAACGTGCAAGACTGTGGCAAACATGATAAAGGGAAAAACACCAGAAGAAATCCGTAAGACGTTCAATATAAAGAACGATTTTACAGCTTCAGAAGAGGAGCAGGTTCGCAAGGAGAATGAATGGTGCGAAGAGAAGTAG